The following are from one region of the Arcobacter defluvii genome:
- the ypfJ gene encoding KPN_02809 family neutral zinc metallopeptidase: protein MKWEDNRKSSNVEDRRGETGVNFGSNNNSLALLIPIVKTLLGTKIGRIILIVGVIAYFMGFNPLSLMDGNTTSNNSSNKVINEKTDDKSAQFVSAVLAQTEDIWSKVFKMYDLKYVDPKLVLFRNSVKSGCGFASSQTGPFYCPTDEKVYLDLSFFDELAKRHDAPGDFAQAYVIAHEIGHHVQNLLGTLSEVQKAKQNLSTTKENQLQVKVELQADCYAGLWAYYSKKDFNSLEKGDIEEALNAANAIGDDTLQKEARGYVVPDSFTHGTSAQRMSWFKKGFDTGDLNNCNTF, encoded by the coding sequence ATGAAATGGGAAGATAATAGAAAAAGTTCAAATGTCGAAGATAGAAGAGGTGAAACAGGAGTAAATTTTGGTAGCAATAATAACTCTTTAGCTTTATTGATTCCTATTGTAAAGACACTTTTAGGTACAAAAATAGGAAGAATAATTTTAATAGTTGGAGTTATTGCTTATTTTATGGGATTTAATCCTTTATCTTTGATGGATGGAAATACAACATCAAATAATAGTTCAAATAAAGTAATAAATGAAAAAACAGATGATAAAAGTGCTCAATTTGTAAGTGCAGTTTTAGCTCAAACAGAAGATATTTGGAGCAAAGTTTTTAAAATGTATGATTTAAAGTACGTTGATCCAAAACTTGTATTATTTAGAAATTCAGTAAAAAGTGGTTGTGGATTTGCTTCTTCTCAAACTGGACCATTTTATTGTCCAACTGATGAAAAAGTATATCTTGATTTATCATTTTTTGATGAATTAGCAAAAAGACATGATGCTCCAGGAGATTTTGCACAAGCTTATGTAATAGCTCATGAAATAGGGCATCATGTTCAAAATCTTTTAGGAACTTTAAGCGAAGTTCAAAAAGCAAAACAAAATCTATCAACAACAAAAGAGAATCAACTTCAAGTAAAGGTTGAACTTCAAGCTGATTGTTATGCTGGGCTTTGGGCATATTATTCTAAAAAAGATTTTAACTCTTTAGAAAAAGGTGATATTGAAGAGGCTTTAAATGCAGCAAATGCGATTGGCGATGATACTTTACAAAAAGAAGCAAGAGGATATGTGGTTCCTGATTCTTTTACACATGGAACTTCAGCTCAAAGGATGAGTTGGTTTAAAAAAGGTTTTGATACTGGTGATTTGAATAATTGTAATACTTTTTAA
- a CDS encoding DMT family transporter gives MSKNLFHILMVFAMVFWGASWISTKVLTTYVNEYELVFLRMGICFITMFPIIYFYKLSFKFDFKSFLLILVASVVLTFYSIVMFLGVEHGTGSFGGALVTTLIPINTFIIIAIINQKSISLKHSFALILGAFGVLNMLNIWNFNLNEIFSKDNIYFLIASILWPILTIITAKATKINAMVFTFYTYIISSFTLYLFFVDNTLFTKIINFDSIFWFNIFVITILSTTFATSIYFIGASKLGAKEVSSYIFLVPASALIIGAIFLGEKITYNIVIGTIFTIIAIYILNNLNIFKLFRKN, from the coding sequence ATGTCTAAAAATCTATTTCATATTCTTATGGTTTTTGCCATGGTGTTTTGGGGAGCATCTTGGATAAGTACAAAAGTTCTTACTACTTATGTAAATGAGTATGAATTAGTATTTTTAAGAATGGGAATATGTTTTATTACAATGTTTCCAATAATATATTTTTATAAACTTTCATTTAAATTTGATTTTAAATCTTTTCTTTTGATTTTAGTTGCTTCTGTTGTTTTAACATTTTATAGTATTGTTATGTTTTTGGGTGTCGAACATGGAACAGGAAGCTTTGGTGGAGCTTTAGTAACAACGCTAATTCCAATAAATACTTTTATAATAATTGCAATAATAAATCAAAAAAGTATTAGTTTAAAACACTCTTTTGCATTAATACTTGGAGCTTTTGGAGTTTTAAATATGCTAAATATTTGGAATTTTAATTTAAATGAGATTTTTTCAAAAGATAATATATACTTTTTAATAGCTTCTATTTTATGGCCAATTCTTACTATAATTACAGCAAAAGCTACAAAAATAAATGCTATGGTATTTACTTTTTATACTTATATAATCTCTAGTTTCACTCTTTATTTATTTTTTGTTGACAATACACTGTTTACAAAAATAATAAACTTTGATTCTATTTTTTGGTTTAATATTTTTGTTATAACTATTTTAAGTACAACTTTTGCAACATCTATTTATTTTATTGGAGCAAGTAAATTAGGTGCAAAAGAGGTATCTTCATATATATTTTTAGTTCCAGCATCAGCTCTTATAATTGGAGCTATATTTTTAGGAGAAAAGATTACTTATAATATAGTTATTGGTACAATTTTTACAATAATTGCTATTTATATTCTAAATAATTTAAATATTTTTAAACTATTTAGAAAGAATTAA
- a CDS encoding molybdopterin molybdotransferase MoeA encodes MRNFINYKESIEIINNIQLNNATTQKLFITNAIGKVIANDVIASHNSPEFPTSAMDGYAIKFEDLKSEFLEIIAKNPAGSVVEVEVTSEKCIKTFTGSLMPKGSDTLIPIENVEVFDNKIKIKKEVPFGFAVRDIGENYKKDEVLIKKGTIIGFAEIGVLASLNISQINVIVNPTIAIASTGSEVLDLGEIQTNEAQIRSSNHLTLEALFKSNGANILQMGVVKDDIDSITSLFETALQKADIVVTTGGVSVGDYDFVQDVVKDRLKAKILFHGVSIKPGMHILIATKDEKIIVALPGFAYSSTVCAILYVLPLIYKFRNSNESLPIIKAKITQNFPKKTDKTVFTACNVSYINGEYFVDFKGKKEGTSAILTNMLESPALLIQDENSGDLKAGDLVDILLINHLK; translated from the coding sequence ATGAGAAATTTTATAAATTATAAAGAATCAATTGAAATAATAAATAATATTCAATTAAACAATGCCACAACACAAAAACTATTTATCACAAATGCAATTGGAAAAGTTATTGCAAATGACGTAATTGCATCACATAATAGTCCAGAATTTCCAACTTCAGCGATGGATGGATATGCCATAAAATTTGAAGATTTAAAAAGTGAATTTTTAGAAATAATTGCAAAAAATCCTGCTGGTAGTGTAGTTGAAGTAGAAGTTACATCAGAAAAATGTATAAAAACATTCACAGGTTCACTTATGCCAAAAGGAAGTGATACTTTAATTCCAATAGAAAATGTTGAAGTATTTGATAATAAAATTAAAATAAAAAAAGAGGTTCCTTTTGGTTTTGCAGTTCGTGATATTGGTGAAAACTATAAAAAAGATGAAGTTTTAATCAAAAAAGGAACTATTATTGGTTTTGCAGAAATTGGTGTTTTAGCATCATTAAATATTTCTCAAATCAATGTTATTGTAAATCCTACAATTGCCATAGCAAGTACAGGAAGTGAAGTTTTAGATTTAGGTGAAATACAAACAAACGAAGCTCAAATAAGAAGCTCTAATCATTTAACTTTGGAAGCATTATTTAAAAGTAATGGTGCAAATATTTTACAAATGGGTGTAGTAAAAGATGATATTGATTCTATTACAAGCTTATTTGAAACTGCTTTACAAAAAGCTGATATTGTTGTGACAACTGGTGGAGTTAGTGTTGGTGATTATGATTTTGTACAAGATGTAGTTAAAGACAGATTAAAAGCAAAAATACTTTTTCACGGAGTTTCAATAAAACCTGGAATGCATATCTTAATTGCAACAAAAGATGAAAAAATTATTGTTGCTCTTCCTGGATTTGCTTATTCATCAACTGTTTGTGCGATACTTTATGTTTTACCATTAATTTATAAATTTAGAAATTCCAATGAATCTTTACCAATAATAAAAGCAAAAATAACTCAAAATTTTCCTAAAAAAACAGATAAAACTGTATTTACTGCTTGTAATGTTAGTTATATAAATGGTGAATATTTTGTAGATTTCAAAGGTAAAAAAGAAGGAACAAGCGCTATTTTAACAAATATGCTTGAAAGCCCTGCTCTATTGATTCAAGATGAAAATAGTGGTGATTTAAAAGCTGGTGATTTAGTAGATATTTTATTAATTAATCATTTAAAATAG